A portion of the Brachionichthys hirsutus isolate HB-005 chromosome 6, CSIRO-AGI_Bhir_v1, whole genome shotgun sequence genome contains these proteins:
- the gpr151 gene encoding G-protein coupled receptor 151, with translation MDKLSGNNATLVNSSINERGSLRHLDSGELRLLVPAVLGVICVLGVACNLTAMVILFSNAHRGKLSLINSLLFNLMLADGLVLVFTVPLRAASYSKASWNLGWVVCKTADWFFQSCMAAKSFTVAVMAKACYCYVSNPTKQVSIHLGSILVVLFSIWLPACSAAIPHWLFTRLQRDLRGLACVLTVPPRARDFMSVYVKAYPLGVYCAPLSFALMYFWKAYGQCQRRSSKTQNLRTQIRSRKLTLMLFSLTVAMAVLWLPQWAVWVWEQHIAERQSDGSRPFVSPIPLLLVLSAQLLTFSLSLVNPIIVLSLSEEFREGYRGLWRRLTLRKHPPQKAKPGPHNPTAPQSPCPRPETSGQPLGERRHWSSYSQGPSREAKLQPEQRDGGGGGGGGREVDTASLKDGIVLPDVEQFWQERETGSHTAENDPVPWEHQSQEGDK, from the coding sequence atggataaATTGAGTGGCAACAACGCGACGCTGGTGAACAGTTCCATCAATGAGCGTGGCTCACTCAGACACCTCGACTCTGGTGAGCTGAGGCTCCTGGTGCCGGCGGTTCTCGGAGTCATCTGCGTCTTGGGTGTGGCTTGTAATCTCACCGCGATGGTCATCCTGTTCTCCAACGCTCACAGAGGCAAACTCTCTCTCATCAACTCCCTGCTCTTCAACCTGATGCTGGCTGACGGGCTGGTGCTGGTGTTCACGGTGCCTTTAAGGGCTGCCTCCTACTCCAAAGCGAGCTGGAACCTGGGCTGGGTCGTCTGCAAGACCGCTGACTGGTTCTTCCAGTCCTGCATGGCAGCCAAGAGCTTCACCGTGGCCGTCATGGCCAAAGCGTGCTACTGCTACGTGTCCAACCCCACCAAGCAAGTTAGCATCCACCTGGGCTCCATCCTGGTGGTGCTGTTCTCCATCTGGCTGCCTGCCTGCTCCGCCGCCATCCCTCACTGGCTGTTCACTCGGCTGCAGAGGGACCTCCGCGGGTTGGCGTGTGTTCTGACGGTTCCACCTCGAGCCAGGGATTTCATGTCTGTGTACGTCAAAGCATACCCTCTAGGCGTCTACTGTGCACCCCTGAGTTTTGCCCTGATGTACTTCTGGAAGGCTTACGGCCAGTGCCAGCGCCGCTCCAGTAAGACGCAGAACCTGCGTACTCAGATCAGATCCAGGAAGCTCACTTTGATGCTATTCAGCCTGACTGTGGCCATGGCTGTTCTCTGGCTTCCACAGTGGGCGGTGTGGGTTTGGGAGCAGCACATAGCTGAGAGACAAAGTGACGGATCCCGGCCCTTCGTCTCCCCTATCCCCCTTCTTCTGGTCCTCTCCGCTCAGCTGCTCACCTTCTCCCTGTCCCTGGTGAACCCCATCATCGTCCTCTCCCTTTCCGAGGAGTTCAGAGAGGGCTACAGGGGGCTGTGGAGGCGGCTCACCCTGCGCAAACACCCGCCTCAAAAAGCCAAACCCGGACCTCACAACCCCACAGCTCCCCAGTCGCCTTGCCCTCGGCCGGAGACGTCCGGTCAGCCGCTGGGGGAGAGGAGACATTGGTCAAGCTACAGTCAGGGTCCCAGCAGAGAGGCCAAGCTCCAGCCGGAgcaaagagatggaggaggaggaggaggaggagggagagaggtaGACACGGCGAGCCTCAAAGATGGGATCGTCCTGCCTGATGTAGAGCAGTTCTGGCAGGAGAGGGAGACCGGATCGCACACGGCGGAAAACGATCCCGTGCCGTGGGAGCACCAGAGCCAGGAGGGGGACAAATAA
- the adam19b gene encoding disintegrin and metalloproteinase domain-containing protein 19, which produces MRPGARPPPPPLCLWLAVLLRCAEGGVFGGGNKHAELQGILQHVKNYEITHPTWLHPHRHGRSVSSEHPAEALVLISAEGQELRLHLEKNQQLLAPGYQEIWYTPDGTRKSSSPASTGHCFYHGDVLGIEGSSVAVSTCSGLRGLVSLNTSISYLIEPLPASTDSQQHAVFRAESLRLPAGSCLHHHGTTEHGEGLPDFIHGMMSPQRWRDKRDLRQNMKYVELLIAADKAEFQKHGSSLDKTKLKLLEAANLVDKYYKNLNIRVALIGLEVWTSRDMITVSDNPHSTLAAFLSWRRKQLRALPNDNAQLITGRAFQGTTIGLAPLKAMCSDYQSGGVNTDHSESAVGVAATMAHEMGHNFGMSHDSTGCCQARPEDGGCIMAAATGHPFPRVFNDCNLKELRSYLSSGGGKCLFNLPNTRAMYGGQRCGNGYLEDGEECDCGEEEECTSPCCNANNCTLKAGAECAHGVCCQNCKLKNPGVLCRAASGSCDLPEYCDGKAESCPANFYLVDGTACAGGQAYCYTGMCLTLEQQCQSLWGRDGRPAPDLCFKKVNEAGDMYGNCGKDVFGKYRSCKDSDAQCGKIQCTTSASKPIESNAVRIETTVSVGNRKIQCMGTHVYKAGQEEEEAQGDTLDPGLVMTGTKCGVDSVCFNGECRNASFLRAEECNARCHGNGLCNNNHNCHCDAGWAPPLCNQRGSGGSVDSGPIISHRNLLPLLLALPLFLAAVLTVVGLWCCSRHKLRPMKTPPPPPVPNCSVPVEVKPLHPESQANGHANPAFLFMKQNADQLGKSSPQPSPSCSARSRHAVVRPAVKPPPVPACAAEQRSQMTQIQSRPAVSPQRQYSSQVHTPPPFKCKQGQRQAPPPPSGTPLLLAPDIKTSSQSSLIAKARPDPPNRPPPPCPVNQPPLEQQNVKDLQVTFQALQRGKAALAPSAGQKMPNSHNLKQLKL; this is translated from the exons ATGCGACCAGGAgcgcgtcctcctcctcctcctctgtgtttgtggcTCGCCGTTCTCCTCCGCTGCGCTGAAGGAGGCGTCTTCGGGG GAGGAAATAAGCACGCTGAACTACAGGGAATCCTGCAGCACGTAAAGAATTATGAAATTACACATCCCACATGGCTGCATCCCCACAGACACGGGAGATCTGTCAGCAGCGAG caTCCCGCAGAGGCGTTGGTTCTGATCTCAGCTGAGGGCCAGGAGCTCAGGCTGCACCTAGAAAAAAACCA GCAGCTGTTGGCCCCCGGCTACCAGGAGATATGGTACACTCCTGACGGAACCCGCAAGTCATCCTCTCCTGCCAGCACT GGACACTGTTTCTACCATGGGGACGTTTTGGGAATAGAAGGTTCCAGTGTTGCTGTTAGCACATGCTCAGGACTCAG GGGTCTGGTTTCCCTGAACACAAGCATCAGCTACCTGATAGAGCCTCTTCCTGCCTCCACCGATTCACAGCAGCATGCTGTGTTCAGGGCTGAGAGTCTCCGCTTACCCGCTGGAAGTTGCCTGCATCACCATGGCACCACGGAGCATGGGGAGGGGCTTCCTGACTTCATCCATGGAATGATGTCACCACAAAGATGGAGG GACAAACGGGACCTGAGACAGAATATGAAGTACGTAGAGCTGCTGATAGCGGCAGACAAGGCCGAG TTTCAGAAGCACGGGAGTAGTCTCGATAAGACCAAACTGAAATTACTTGAAGCGGCCAACTTGGTTGACAAG TATTACAAGAACCTGAACATCCGGGTGGCATTGATAGGCCTGGAGGTGTGGACCAGCCGGGACATGATCACCGTCTCAGACAACCCTCACAGCACTCTGGCAGCATTCCTGTCCTGGAGACGCAAACAGCTCCGTGCACTCCCCAACGACAACGCTCAGCTCATCAC GGGTCGGGCATTCCAGGGCACCACCATCGGGCTGGCGCCTCTCAAAGCCATGTGCTCAGACTACCAGTCTGGTGGTGTGAACACG GACCACTCAGAGTCGGCCGTGGGGGTAGCTGCCACCATGGCGCATGAAATGGGCCACAACTTCGGCATGAGCCACGACAGCACGGGCTGCTGCCAGGCGAGGCCTGAGGATGGAGGTTGCATCATGGCCGCCGCTACTGG GCATCCGTTTCCCCGAGTGTTTAATGACTGTAACctgaaggagctgaggagcTACCTGAGCTCCGGAGGTGGGAAGTGCCTCTTCAATTTGCCGAACACCAGAGCCATGTATGGAGGGCAGCGCTGCGGCAACGGTTACCTGGAAGACGGAGAAGAGTGCGACTGTGGCGAGGAAGAG GAGTGTACCAGTCCCTGCTGCAATGCCAACAACTGCACTCTGAAAGCCGGAGCCGAGTGCGCTCATGGTGTCTGCTGTCAGAACTGCAAG CTGAAGAACCCAGGTGTACTGTGCCGTGCTGCCTCTGGATCTTGTGACCTGCCGGAGTACTGCGACGGGAAAGCAGAGTCGTGTCCTGCTAATTTCTATTTAGTGGATGGAACGGCGTGCGCCGGCGGGCAGGCCTACTGTTACACTGGAATGTGTCTGACCCTGGAGCAGCAATGTCAGTCCCTGTGGGGAAGAG ATGGCCGCCCCGCCCCCGACCTGTGCTTTAAGAAGGTCAACGAGGCAGGAGACATGTATGGGAACTGCGGCAAGGACGTGTTTGGGAAGTATCGGAGCTGTAAGGACAG CGACGCTCAGTGCGGGAAAATACAGTGCACGACTTCAGCCTCCAAGCCGATTGAGAGCAACGCCGTCCGCATCGAGACCACTGTCAGCGTGGGCAACAGGAAGATCCAGTGCATGGGAACGCACGTGTACAAGGCtgggcaggaggaagaggaggcacagGGTGACACTCTGGACCCAGGCCTGGTCATGACGGGCACCAAATGTGGTGTCGACTCG GTTTGCTTCAATGGAGAGTGTCGCAACGCTTCTTTCCTCAGAGCTGAGGAATGCAACGCCAGGTGCCACGGAAACGGG CTGTGCAACAACAATCACAACTGCCACTGTGATGCGGGCTGGGCTCCTCCTCTGTGCAACCAGCGGGGGTCGGGGGGCAGCGTCGACAGCGGACCCATCATCAGCCACA GGAATCTTCTTCCGCTCCTGCTGGCCCTTCCTCTGTTTCTCGCTGCAGTGTTGACTGTTGTTGGATTATGGTGCTGCTCCAGACATAAACTCCGCCCAATGAAAacgcctcctccgcctccggTGCCAAA TTGCTCAGTCCCTGTGGAGGTCAAGCCTCTGCATCCTGAAAGTCAAGCAAACGGTCACGCCAACCCAGCATTCCTGTTTATGAAACAGAACGCAGACCAACTg GGAAAATCCTCTCCTCAACCAAGCCCGTCTTGCTCGGCTCGGTCCAGACATGCTGTTGTGCGTCCAGCGGTGAAGCCTCCTCCCGTACCTGCATGCGCTGCGGAGCAGAGATCGCAAATGACTCAGATCCAGAGCCGGCctgctgtttctcctcagaGACAGTACTCTTCTCAGGTGCACACGCCACCTCCTTTTAAATGTAAGCAGGGACAACGCCAGGCTCCTCCACCACCCTCAGGAACTCCACTGTTGCTTGCGCCGGACATCAAAACCAGCTCACAGAGTTCTCTTATAGCCAAAGCCCGTCCAGACCCTCCAAACAGACCCCCGCCTCCCTGCCCAGTCAATCAGCCTCCGTTG GAACAACAAAACGTGAAAGACCTGCAGGTCACCTTTCAAGCTCTGCAAAGAGGAAAAGCTGCTTtggcgccatctgctggacaGAAGATGCCAAATAG TCACAACTTGAAACAGCTGAAGCTGTGA
- the thg1l gene encoding probable tRNA(His) guanylyltransferase has translation MAKSKFEYVRSFETDDSCLRNCYIVVRLDGRNFHKFAEQHAFSKPNDDRALGLMTRSARAVMSELEDIIIAYGQSDEFSFVFKRTSSLFKRRASKLMTHVASQFSSSYVFYWKEFFGAQSLLYPPGFDGRVILYPSNRNLRDYLSWRQADCHINNLYNTVFWALVQKGGLTTAQAEERLKGTLAADKNEILFSDFGINYNNESALHRKGISLIWEKVNETVTKRVKLPNQEEKDLTVTRSRSRVQDYHCDIIGDQFWQEHPDILEEGG, from the exons ATGGCCAAGAGCAAATTTGAGTATGTCCGCAGCTTTGAAACTGATGACAGTTGTTTACGAAACTGTTACATTGTTGTGAGACTGGATGGACGTAACTTCCACAA GTTTGCAGAGCAGCACGCGTTTTCGAAGCCCAACGATGACAGAGCGTTGGGCCTGATGACCCGGAGTGCTCGCGCTGTCATGAGTGAACTGGAGGATATCATCATTGCGTACGGTCAAAGTGATGAGTTCAGCTTTGTTTTTAAAAGGACGTCGTCGTTGTTTAAGAGGAGAGCCAG TAAGCTGATGACCCACGTGGCCTCCCAGTTCTCTTCCTCCTATGTGTTTTACTGGAAGGAGTTTTTTGGGGCCCAGTCACTCCTGTACCCCCCAGGCTTTGATGGGCGTGTGATTCTGTATCCTAGCAACAGAAACCTCAGAGACTATCTCAGCTGGAGGCAAGCAGATT gtCACATTAATAATTTGTATAACACAGTGTTTTGGGCATTAGTGCAAAAGGGAGGACTCACCACAGCCCAGGCAGAGGAGCGCTTAAAA GGAACTTTGGCTGCAGATAAAAATGAGATCCTGTTCTCTGACTTTGGCATCAACTATAACAACGAATCAGCTCTTCATAGGAAAGGAATCAGCCTCATCTGGGAGAAGGTGA ACGAAACCGTCACTAAACGTGTGAAGCTACCGAACCAGGAGGAGAAGGATCTGACTGTGACTCGGAGCAGGAGTCGAGTGCAGGACTACCACTGTGACATTATAGGAGATCAGTTCTGGCAGGAGCACCCAGATATCCTGGAGGAGGGCGGCTAG
- the lsm11 gene encoding U7 snRNA-associated Sm-like protein LSm11, whose protein sequence is MEERKRINVKPDSNDGETATGQQDGPDGPDEPDEPDEPETGSKAADCDADQTDVCSETFDPVLALYSPSVRLPFPNVRCFNNVSEYESFLKGGRGRAKPENVEKRRLKAMKGVADPARIERLKKLVVNNPVTPEGESSGTPRRRRKSQKNVLTRMSLCKDSPLGELHRCVQERIRVKVHIRTFKGLRGVCSGFVVAFDKFWNMAMVDVDETYREPLLGEALYHEKALTVTRLFEKLKIQESSAGDEHGARETARKRQPARDTGRRGHGGTGSEREEHKASPKARGPEVCQRKGTQAYGRVHTRHVKQLFIRGENIVLVNPQPL, encoded by the exons atggaggagaggaagagaataaATGTCAAACCAGACAGCAATGACGGGGAAACGGCGACAGGACAACAGGACGGACCGGACGGACCGGACGAACCGGACGAACCGGACGAACCGGAGACGGGCAGCAAAGCCGCGGACTGTGACGCAGATCAAACCGACGTGTGCTCTGAAACGTTTGACCCGGTCTTGGCCTTGTACTCACCGTCCGTCCGGCTTCCCTTCCCAAATGTCAGATGCTTTAACAACGTGTCGGAGTATGAGAGCTTCCTGAAGGGCGGCAGGGGCCGAGCCAAGCCGGAGAACGTGGAGAAAAGGCGCCTGAAAGCCATGAAAGGGGTGGCGGACCCGGCGCGCATCGAGAGGCTGAAGAAGCTCGTCGTGAACAATCCGGTGACCCCGGAGGGGGAGAGCAGCGGGACGCcgaggaggaggcggaagaGCCAGAAGAATGTCCTGACCAGGATGTCCT TGTGTAAAGACAGTCCATTGGGGGAGCTGCATCGATGTGTTCAGGAGAGGATAAGGGTCAAAGTCCACATCAGGACGTTTAAGGGACTGAGGGGCGTGTGCTCTGGATTTGTGGTGGCCTTCGACAAGTTTTGGAACATG GCGATGGTGGATGTCGACGAGACGTACAGAGAGCCTCTGCTGGGAGAGGCGCTCTACCACGAGAAAGCCCTCACCGTCACCCGG CTCTTTGAGAAGCTGAAGATCCAGGAGAGCTCAGCAGGCGACGAGCACGGGGCCCGGGAAACGGCGAGGAAACGCCAGCCTGCTCGGGACACTGGCAGGAGGGGGCACGGCGGGACCGGGTCCGAGCGGGAAGAACACAAAGCGTCGCCGAAGGCCCGGGGACCAGAGGTCTGTCAAAGGAAAGGCACGCAGGCGTACGGCAGAGTCCACACACGCCACGTCAAGCAGCTCTTCATCCGGGGCGAGAACATCGTCCTGGTCAACCCGCAGccactttga